The following proteins are encoded in a genomic region of Nymphalis io chromosome 8, ilAglIoxx1.1, whole genome shotgun sequence:
- the LOC126770198 gene encoding uncharacterized protein LOC126770198 isoform X1, whose amino-acid sequence MKKILRKFRDKVTFKDLPPPYRENEDEIINPENNEQQSVDEPTCEIIDLLANCKITNEADDDYSEVEYAEIQEMGTWHSTPLAHRHKPKISLTWVLKDNIKKVEKKSDDKKTFNYAERPISKYVDKKCVQERVVGRNEYYHNMRFKSACDEFNGEASYSDTSVGSDEYVRRKHRHRHRRRKKSSKFGYDIRDLDTFLSEASIDRPGNIPVVIAFPTTLYQTQKGLQRELILPLGTVVNAVFKNQQWVYAQTPHGDEGYVMYSSCLPLGILPNRSSLQKKMPCWESSTDIYPRPCGNLTDNEKEQLRSRTRSESRYRPRRHKMSCAEKDFDSLYLKTKSVSSNIYKIQDKENFDGKEKCERQTLLVANSDYKGETLNRTVSVKKGEVVVLMQSGGETDVDLEWFYVRKKDGNQGFIPAAVAGHGYI is encoded by the exons aagTTACGTTCAAAGACTTGCCGCCACCGTATCGGGAAAATGAGGATGAAATTATTAATCCCGAGAATAACGAACAACAAAGTGTG GACGAACCAACATGCGAAATAATAGATTTGCTGGCAAATTGCAAAATAACGAACGAAGCTGACGACGACTATTCAGAAGTTGAATACGCCGAAATACAGGAAATGGGAACTTGGCATTCCACACCGCTAGCACATAGGCATAAACCTAAAATATCCTTGACATGGGTGCTCaaggataatattaaaaaagttgaaAAGAAAAGTGATGACAAAAAGACTTTCAATTACGCAGAAAGACCGATATCAAAATATGTTGATAAAAAGTGTGTTCAAGAGAGAGTGGTAGGACGTAACGAATATTATCACAATATGAGGTTTAAAAGCGCTTGCGATGAATTCAACGGAGAAGCCTCGTATTCAGATACTAGTGTAGGATCAGACGAGTATGTAAGAAGAAAACACAGACACAGACATAGGAGAAGAAAGAAGAGCAGCAAGTTTGGTTATGATATTCGAGATCTCGACACTTTTTTGAGTGAG GCCTCTATTGATCGTCCAGGCAACATTCCCGTAGTCATAGCTTTCCCAACTACGCTTTATCAGACTCAAAAAGGTCTTCAGCGCGAGCTTATTCTGCCCTTAGGAACGGTCGTTAACGCTGTTTTCAAGAACCAACAGTGGGTCTATGCACAGACGCCACATGGGGACGAAGGCTATGTGATGTACAGCTCTTGCCTTCCTTTGGGAATATTACCAAATAG GTCGTCGCTTCAAAAGAAAATGCCATGTTGGGAAAGCAGTACCGACATATACCCGCGACCTTGTGGCAATCTCACAGATAATGAAAAAGAGCAACTCCGCAGCCGTACACGTTCGGAAAGCAGATATCGTCCTCGAAGACACAAAATGTCTTGTGCCGAAAAAGATTTCGACAGTTTATATCTCAAAACTAAATCTGTATCTTCGAATATTTATAAGATTCAAGACAAAGAGAATTTTGACGGTAAAGAAAAGTGTGAAAGACAGACTTTATTGGTCGCGAACAGTGATTATAAAGGTGAAACTTTAAATAGGACTGTATCTGTTAAAAAAGGGGAGGTAGTTGTTTTAATGCAAAGTGGAGGTGAGACTGATGTTGACTTAGAATGGTTTTATGTGAGAAAGAAGGATGGTAATCAGGGGTTTATACCGGCTGCTGTCGCTGGCCATGGTTATATTTAA
- the LOC126770198 gene encoding uncharacterized protein LOC126770198 isoform X2 yields the protein MGTWHSTPLAHRHKPKISLTWVLKDNIKKVEKKSDDKKTFNYAERPISKYVDKKCVQERVVGRNEYYHNMRFKSACDEFNGEASYSDTSVGSDEYVRRKHRHRHRRRKKSSKFGYDIRDLDTFLSEASIDRPGNIPVVIAFPTTLYQTQKGLQRELILPLGTVVNAVFKNQQWVYAQTPHGDEGYVMYSSCLPLGILPNRSSLQKKMPCWESSTDIYPRPCGNLTDNEKEQLRSRTRSESRYRPRRHKMSCAEKDFDSLYLKTKSVSSNIYKIQDKENFDGKEKCERQTLLVANSDYKGETLNRTVSVKKGEVVVLMQSGGETDVDLEWFYVRKKDGNQGFIPAAVAGHGYI from the exons ATGGGAACTTGGCATTCCACACCGCTAGCACATAGGCATAAACCTAAAATATCCTTGACATGGGTGCTCaaggataatattaaaaaagttgaaAAGAAAAGTGATGACAAAAAGACTTTCAATTACGCAGAAAGACCGATATCAAAATATGTTGATAAAAAGTGTGTTCAAGAGAGAGTGGTAGGACGTAACGAATATTATCACAATATGAGGTTTAAAAGCGCTTGCGATGAATTCAACGGAGAAGCCTCGTATTCAGATACTAGTGTAGGATCAGACGAGTATGTAAGAAGAAAACACAGACACAGACATAGGAGAAGAAAGAAGAGCAGCAAGTTTGGTTATGATATTCGAGATCTCGACACTTTTTTGAGTGAG GCCTCTATTGATCGTCCAGGCAACATTCCCGTAGTCATAGCTTTCCCAACTACGCTTTATCAGACTCAAAAAGGTCTTCAGCGCGAGCTTATTCTGCCCTTAGGAACGGTCGTTAACGCTGTTTTCAAGAACCAACAGTGGGTCTATGCACAGACGCCACATGGGGACGAAGGCTATGTGATGTACAGCTCTTGCCTTCCTTTGGGAATATTACCAAATAG GTCGTCGCTTCAAAAGAAAATGCCATGTTGGGAAAGCAGTACCGACATATACCCGCGACCTTGTGGCAATCTCACAGATAATGAAAAAGAGCAACTCCGCAGCCGTACACGTTCGGAAAGCAGATATCGTCCTCGAAGACACAAAATGTCTTGTGCCGAAAAAGATTTCGACAGTTTATATCTCAAAACTAAATCTGTATCTTCGAATATTTATAAGATTCAAGACAAAGAGAATTTTGACGGTAAAGAAAAGTGTGAAAGACAGACTTTATTGGTCGCGAACAGTGATTATAAAGGTGAAACTTTAAATAGGACTGTATCTGTTAAAAAAGGGGAGGTAGTTGTTTTAATGCAAAGTGGAGGTGAGACTGATGTTGACTTAGAATGGTTTTATGTGAGAAAGAAGGATGGTAATCAGGGGTTTATACCGGCTGCTGTCGCTGGCCATGGTTATATTTAA
- the LOC126770216 gene encoding THO complex subunit 6, protein MLDKMLYNTILCQTYSPCGKYLVAGNIYGQLAVFDLDNIFNPVVEQLTSDYNKPKHIHLLESECQICSLVSTDKFLIAGTVNEILGWDWKVILSSKLTKPSWTIKIQPQSLIEKCDINCLWYKEDEGKLYAGCGDNKIYAYNLEDGSLVSTYEGHSDFVHCLHSNGQQLISAGEDGLVLLWDLRVKKSHNKIEPHSNSKIARPDIGKWVGAAALGDDWIVCGGGPRLALWHLRSLDAVTVFDIPDHGIHVSFFQDDCVFAGGVAKHLYQLSYSGDVRVELPVSATTVYSAVLRTSPHKVLAIAGSSPEIDFCTSFNYRDQVLHFR, encoded by the exons atgctAGACAAAATGTTGTATAATACAATACTTTGCCAAACATATTCACCGTGTGGAAAATATTTAGTAGCCGGTAATATTTACGGCCAACTAGCTGTTTTTGA CCTGGACAATATTTTTAACCCGGTAGTGGAACAACTTACATCAGATTATAACAAGCCGAAACACATCCATTTGCTGGAATCTGAATGTCAAATATGCAGCCTAGTTAGTAcagataaatttttaattgctgGTACGGTAAATGAAATATTAGGTTGGGATTGGAAGGTTATTCTAAGTTCGAAATTAACAAAGCCTTCATGGACCATAAAGATTCAACCACAGTCTTTGATTGAAAAATGTGATATAAATTGTTTGTGGTATAAAGAAGATGAGGGTAAATTGTATGCTGGTTGTGGTGACAATAAAATTTATGCATACAATTTAGAAGACGGTAGTTTAGTCTCTACATATGAAGGGCATTCTGATTTCGTGCATTGTTTACACAGCAA TGGTCAGCAGTTGATCTCAGCTGGTGAAGATGGGTTAGTTTTGCTTTGGGACCTGAGAGTAAAGAAATCTCACAACAAAATTGAACCACACAGCAACAGTAAAATTGCTAGACCAGATATAGGCAAGTGGGTTGGTGCAGCTGCATTAGGTGATGATTGGATT gtatGCGGTGGTGGACCCAGACTTGCACTGTGGCATTTACGATCACTTGACGCTGTGACGGTATTTGATATACCAGATCATGGTATCCATGTGTCATTCTTCCAAGATGATTGCGTATTTGCTGGTGGCGTAGCCAAGCATTTGTACCAATTAAGCTATTCCGGTGATGTGAGAGTTGAGCTGCCAGTATCCGCGACCACTGTATATTCTGCCGTGCTCAGAACTAGCCCTCATAAAGTTTTGGCTATAGCTGGATCCAGCCCCGAGATAGACTTTTGTACATCCTTTAATTATAGAGACCAAGTTTTGcattttagataa